In the Aquimarina spinulae genome, GGTACTAATATTATAAAAGATGAAATATTACCTAAAATTTCAAAAAAATCTATACTCATTATTATTTGATTATAACTGAGGGGGACATGTAGGTGGACAAGGTTTGGAGTATTCAATAAACACTTCATTATCGCTATATTCGATCATACCGGCTCGTTGCAACATGTTTTCTATTGGTTCTTTAGGTGTGATCCCAATAACAGGAGTAAACGATATCATATCCTTATACTGAAACTTGTTCATATCTAATCCGGGATAAAACTTTATTTTTTCGATACCATTTGGCAGATAAGGATTAATCAAATCTGCTGTTACCGTATAAAAAAGTACTCTCTCCATTGGCTTTTTCTTTTCCTTTACGGTAAACAAGTCATCAACCAGACTCATATCTACCTCTTCCCAATTATCATGAATCATTTGCTTAAAGGTTAGCGGTACAATTTCTGATCCTAGTTCGTCTTCTTTATTTTGTGGTTCTTTGATATTAGGTTTTTGAAAAGCTTCCAGGCCAAAGTACTGTATATTTCCTTCTATATCAACAATCTTAAAAATTGGAAAAAATGTAAACTTTTCTTTATATCCGCGTTTCAAGGCCATGTACATAGTAAAAGTTTTAATCTCTTGTATAGCATTAAAACGTTTAACATCATCTTTGCTCATACTAAAATAATACACTCGTTCATATTGCCCTACAACAGGATCTAGTTTATGAAAATGATGTGTTAATTGTAGTACATCTGCATTTCTCCACAGCGTGGTAGATTCTTTAAAAATTTCTTCAGTAATTAGGGTGTTTTCTTGTGTGATTACGTTTTCCATGTGATACTATATTTATAAGTTAATAATTAGTATTAAAGTTAATCAAAAAAAACCTGCGCACTTTGTTACAAAAGGAATTTACAGGTAATTACCATATAAAAACACGTATTTACCACGTATTTTAATTTCTAGTATTTTTTCGATTTTTTATATGTCTTTTTTAAGAAAACATCCAGACACTACTAACTATGTAAAACGTAAGTGATTTACACAAAGAACTCATCTTGAGTAATGCTTTTGCCACAACATCATTTTCTTAGATAATATCGATAACTTTTATACAGCAGGTACATGGAAATTAGTAGAATACATATGGCCCACATCCAATAGGTACCAGACAAATGAGCTGCAATCATTTGCGTATCAGAATATTGTACTTTACCATCTCGTTCGAATTGTTTTGTAAATAGATACCCTATTTGTAGGTATGAACTTAACACACATTGAGTTCCTAAAAACAAGAGTGTAAAAGCCTCGAGATTTCTTACTCTAAGAATTGCGATAAAAAAGAGAAGTGCAGCAAAAACACTTAGGATAATTAATGCCAGCAGTTCATGAATCCATAAGCATAATGATAATACCATTATTATAATTAGTGACCATAGTGCAATTTTAGAACTCATTTTATTTCTGGCCGAAGCTATAAGTATAGCCCCCGAAATTGCCGGACCTAATAAACCTCCTGCTGCAGTAATACCTCTGGCAATTTTAAAAGGCAAGTAACTTGTCGAAACATTAGAGTACGCTATACCTCCTCCGTTTTCGTATATTTCGAGATAGATAAACTTACCTCCCACCAATATTGCTGTTAAGCCATGGCCCATTTCATGAAACCAGGTACCTAATAGTAATAACGGGTATTGTATAAACCCAAAATAGGGAAGTTGCCACAATAAAAAAACAAGCAAGCTAATTCCTAGTATAGAAAGCAAGGGGTAGTTTTTCACGCAATCAAAGTTTTATACCTAAAATATAACGCTTTTTATGGCTAAAAATTGAAGTACTCTATTTCTTACCTTTTACAATAATTACAATTTCGCCTTTTGGAGGCTTATTTTCAAAATGCTTTATGACTTCTGCTACGGTTCCTCGTATAGTTTCTTCGTGAAGTTTACTTAGTTCTCGTGATACCGAAACTTGTCGATCTGCATCAAAATAGGTTGCAAAATCGCCTAATGTCTTAATCAATTTGTGTGGCGATTCATAAAACACCATTGTTCTGGATTCTTCAGATAAAAATTTTAATCTGGTTTGCCTTCCTTTTTTTACTGGTAGAAACCCTTCAAAGATAAATTTATCATTAGGTAAACCACTATTAACTAAAGCCGGCACAAAAGCTGTTGCTCCGGGAAGGCATTCTACTGCTATTCCCTGCTCTACACATGCTCTGGTGAGTAAAAATCCAGGGTCACTTATTGCGGGAGTACCTGCATCACTTATTAAGGCAATAGTTTCTCCTGCACTTAATTTTTGAATAATACGATCCACCATTTTATGCTCATTATGCATATGATGACTTTGCATAGGAGTTGTTATCTCAAAATGCTTCAACAATTTTCCACTGGTTCGGGTATCTTCGGCTAATATCAAATCTGCCGCCTTAAGAACTTTTATCGCTCTAAAAGTCATATCATCAAGATTACCAATTGGTGTGGGTACGAGGTATAATTTTGACATTAAGGTCTTATTTTTTTACCAATAGTGTAGGAAACGATAAGAATTAAAATTGCATATACTGATAACCCTATAGGGTGTTCTGCATGATAATGTGCTAACGTAGCCAATACTAAATCAAAGAAAAATCCGGCATATGCCCACTCTTTGAGCCATTTTATTTTATTTGTTAGAATAGCTATTATTCCTAATACTTTAGCCACTGCCAATGGAATTATGATGTATGTTGGATAATTAAAACTTTCAAAAAAACCTTTTACCATTTCAGTTTTAAAAAAATACATCTGAGCAGAGTACAGCATTATAGCGCATAAAGCAATCGTGGCAATCCAATATATAATTTTCATAATCTGTATTTAGTGATCAAATTTACTAAGAACAATATCCATAAAACGCTCTTCATACTCTTCTTTACCTTCCCAATTTTGATAATCGGGTTTTATCATAGTTGTAATAAATTCTTCTGCTTCGCTTTTACCTCTTAATGTATTTAATTGGGATAATACACGATTATAATCGGGAGCACTCCCCCCAAAAAGGTATTTTATAAATGCTAAACGATCATTAAGACCAATATGAATTTCTTTTCTTAATTGATCATTAAGAGATTTAGGTCGATCATTGGCATCTGATATATCTTCTACAGTTGGAGTAACATTCTCCTTATCATTTTTTTCATATGTTGATTGAGGAGGAATCGAATCTGAAAAAGAAACCGGTTCTTCTGCTACTTTACTACTTGCAGGCACAAAAAGATCTTCGGTAACTCTCGCATTAATTTCTTCAATAATAATCTCGGGCTTATTTTTAATAGTATCAACACTATCCTCTTTTTGTTCCTGATCACTCTTTGGCGAAGAAAATTCCTCAGGAATAGATTCTTGTTTTTTATCAGAAATTGGTTTGGGATCAATAATTGCTTTGATTTTTTGCCTTACTTTTTTCAATTCATCTGATTCATTTGATGTATCAGAGGTATCTGGTTCATTAGTATCCAGGGCTTCTTTAATCTGACCAATAGTAGGCTGTGGCCCTGCAAAATGAGATTCAGAAAAATTAAGAATAGTTAACTTTTCATATAACTCTCGGGCTTCTTCCTGTAACTGAGATAAGGTAGTCTTATCCTTAAGTTGTAATATTCTATGGGCAATACTTATAAGTTCCGCTTCCAATTTCTTCTTCATAACTTTCTTATTCGTTTACAATACTGCTTTTTGTTTTTTAATAAATTTACCTCATCTTTAGAGTAAGGAGAAGGGATTTCTTTAATTGATGCTGAAAAATACAAAATGTTTCTCGAAAATACGGTAAATCATAAAGAGCAATTTGGGTGGATAGAAGTAATCTGTGGTTCTATGTTTTCGGGTAAAACCGAAGAATTGATTCGCAGATTAAAGCGTGCACAATTTGCCAAACAAAATGTTGAAATTTTTAAACCTGCAATTGATGTTAGGTATAACGATGAAATGGTAGTCTCTCATGACGCTAATGAGATTCGTTCTACTCCTGTTCCTGCAGCAGCTAATATTAGAATTCTTGCCGATACCTGTGATGTTGTTGGCATCGATGAAGCACAATTCTTTGATGATGAAATTGTAGCGGTCTGCAATGATTTGGCAAATAAAGGAATTCGCGTTATCGTTGCAGGATTAGATATGGATTTTAAAGGAAATCCTTTTGGCCCTATGCCAGCATTAATGGCTACAGCAGAATATGTGACCAAAGTACATGCTGTTTGTACCAGGACAGGAAATCTCGCGCAATTTAGCTATAGAAAATCTGCAAAAGATGATTTGGTTTTATTAGGAGAAACAGACGAGTATGAACCTTTAAGTCGGGCTGCATATTATAAAGCCATGCTGAAAGAAAAAGTAAACCAAATGGAGGTTAAAGATCCTAAAGAAGTATCAAAAAAAACTGAAAAAACTGATGAGTAGTGTAAAAGAAACCGTTTTGCAAATCAACCTGGCTCATCTTACTCATAATTTTAATTATTTAAAAAGCAAGGTTAACTCTAATGTTAAAATCTTAGCTGTAGTAAAAGCTTCGGGATATGGTAGTGATGCTTCTGTAATTGCAAAACACTTAGAAAAAATAGGAGCAGATTATTTTGCCGTTGCTTATGTTTCAGAAGGTATTACACTTCGAGAATCAGGAATAAAAACTCCTATTCTGGTATTGCACCCACAGCCTGTAAATTTTCAAAAATTAATCGAATATCAATTAGAGCCTAGTCTATATAGTTTAAGAGTTCTCAAAACATTTATAACAACAGCTACTGCTTTGGGTCAAAAAGAGTATCCGGTTCATATCAAATTTAATACGGGGTTAAACCGAATCGGTTTTTGGGAAAATGATGTTGACCATATTATTGAAAATCTCAATACAACTGAAGCGATTAAAGTAGTTGCTCTTCTTTCTCATCTGGCGGCTAGTGAAGATGCTTCAGAAAGAGATTTTACCATACAACAGATCAATTCTTTTAAAAAAATTGCTAATCATATGATTGATAAGTTAGGATACACGCCCATACTTCATCAATCTAATACTTCTGGGATTCTTAATTATCCCGAAGCACATTTTGGTATGGTACGAGCCGGGATAGGATTGTATGGATACGGAAACGATGCAAAATACGATACCGCATTAAAGCCTGTAGCAGGATTAAAATCGGTAATCTCACAAATTCATAAATTAGAACCCGGAGAATCATTAGGGTATAACCGAGCATTCATTGCTTCAGAATTTACAAAAACCGCTACCATACCTATCGGGCATGCCGATGGGATTAGCAGACAGTATGGAAATAAAAAAGGATTTGTAACCATACATAATAAAAAAGCTTATGTTATTGGTAATGTATGTATGGATATGATCATGGTAGACGTTACCCATATTGATTGTAAAGAAGGAGATGAAGTGGTTATTTTTGATGCAGATTCGAGTGCAGCCATAGTCGCCGAAAATTCGGGAACAATCTCTTATGAACTACTTACTGCAATTTCTCCCAGGGTAAAACGTGTTGTTGTCGAGGATAATTGATTTTTAACGAAAAACGAAACATATTAGACAGAACCAATCTTATAATTATTTTAATTTTTCGTTAAATTAGTGCATTACTAACTATCTAAATAAAATTAATTATGGGGTTTTTTAAGGATTTTAAATCTTTCTTACTAAAAGGAGACATCGTTGCACTAGCTACTGCCGTTGTAATCGGAGGTGCGTTTAATAAAATTGTTGGTTCTGCCGTAGCAGATATTATAATGCCTATTGTTGGTGTTATAACCGGTGGAACAGATTTTACTCAAAAGTTTATTGCTCTCGATGGTGGAGAATATGCTACTCTTGCTGCTGCCCAAGAAGCAGGAGCTGCGGTTATGACCTATGGTAACCTGATACAAGCAATAATTAATTTTATTATTGTAGGTTTATTTATCTTTATGGTACTTAAAGCATATGAAAAATCTAAAAAGAAAGAAGAAGAAGCTCCCGCAGCACCAGCAGGACCAACTCAAGAAGAGTTATTAGCAGAAATACGAGATTTATTAAAAAAATAAAATACTCAATAGTATACCGAATTATCTATAGCTACCGCTATACTACATATTCTAACACTAAACCGCCCAAATTTAGGGCGGTTCTTTTTTTACACATTGTTATATAATAAACAATTAGTATAAATTTTTATATTTTCAACATAAATGCTTGTCGTCTAGGAAATATTCCTCAAATTTGTATGAAATTAAAAGGTGTATGACTTTCGCTATGCGAAAATGAAAACAAAAATAAACTGATGAAAGTAGCTGTAGTAGGTGCTACCGGTCTGGTAGGAACCGTAATGTTAAAAGTATTAGAAGAAAGAAATTTTCCGGTAACAGAATTAATTCCTGTAGCGTCAGAACGCTCTATTGGGAAACAAATTTCATATAAAGGCAAGGAGTTTTCTGTAGTAGGACTTGCTTCTGCCATAGAAATGAAACCAGATGTTGCCTTATTCTCTGCCGGAGGAAGTACTTCTCAAGAATGGGCTCCAAAATTTGCAGAAGCAGGAATAACTGTTATCGATAACTCGTCTGCATGGAGAATGGATCCTACAAAAAAACTAGTTGTTCCAGAAATCAATGCTAAATCATTGACCAAAGAAGATAAAATTATTGCTAATCCTAATTGTTCTACTATACAATTGGTTATGGCTTTGGGTCCATTACATGATAAATATAAAATAAATCGTGCTGTGATTTCTACGTACCAATCTATAACAGGTACCGGAGTAAAAGCAGTACAGCAATTAGAAAATGAATATGCTGGTGAAAAAGGAGAAATGGCATATCCATATCCTATTCACCGTAATGCCATCCCGCACTGTGATGTATTTCAGGAAAACGGATATACCAAAGAAGAGATGAAATTGGTAAACGAAACTCAAAAAATCCTTGATGACCGCACTATCGCAGTAACAGCAACAGCAATTCGTATTCCTGTAGTTGGTGGGCATAGTGAGAGTGTAAATCTCGAATTTGATAGTGATTTCAATGAAAACGAAATACGACAACTTCTAAACGAAACCTCTGGAGTTACTGTACAGGATAATCCTGATACCAATACGTATCCTATGCCAATCTATGCCGAAGGCAAAAACGATGTTTTTGTAGGTAGGATTAGAAGAGATCACTCTAGGGAGAATGCTCTTAATATGTGGATAGTATCAGATAATCTGCGTAAAGGAGCTGCTACCAATGCAGTGCAGATAGGAGAATATCTGGTAGAAAATGAACTTATAGGTTAATCTTTCCTAACAATACTATTAAAAAACCCTTGCTTTCTGAATATAAGCAAGGGTTTTTTTAGTTAATCATGATAATTTTTCATTCTCTTACTTTAGGCACAGATATATGATTTCCTAAAAACAATGCATTCAAAAACAGACGATTGGTGCCATACCAAGAACCTCTAAAATTAGGATTATCAGCAAATAGAATTACACGACCACTACCTAATTTACTTACAACTAGCGAAGCCGAAGGTTTTAAGTAATTTTCATAATTATCGGCAGAAATATAACCATCTATATGTGCGTTTTCTGTATACTTGGCAATCGTAGAATATGGGTTTTTACTGGGGGCAATAAACACTTCATTATTTTTATATACCGGAAGAGAAGTATCGCGATACCCAAAACCTAAAGGATGAGTGATATCCAGGTTAACTTCAAAAATAGCACCTCCCAGGCGCTCACGACCAATATGCTCTCCTGCATCAACATATGGTAATCGCTTTATTACTTTACTCTTTGTTGTATCCTTTGTTTTTTTGGTAAGTTTCTCTTTTACAATTTTCTTATCAATCGCCCATTTTGAAGCTCTAGCAATAGTAACCAAGGTATTTCCTTGTGATACCCAATCTTTTATTTTTTTCTGACGAAGAGAATCTAATGTATTATATCTTCCCGAAACCATAACCAATACATTATATTTCTTTAGAGGTACATTGCCAAAATCACTCATCTGTAATTTTGTTATAGGCATATGCACTCGTGTATCCAGCAAATGCCATACTTCTCCTGCTTCATAAGAACTAACGCCTTCACCAACCAATAATAATGCTTTTGGTTTATCCAATTTCTGAAAATTTCTGCTTCCCAAATCAATTCCTGATACACTAAAACCAGAATCGACAGAATATATGGGCACATCATACTTATCCTGTGCTTCCTTAATGATTGCATACACCTCGTCATTGGTTTTCTTCTGCTTACTTACCGGTACCATCACACTACCATAATTAAAGCTTTTATTTCCTTCTGAAGTTATACTACTAAAAGGTTTAAATGCCGAGGCTACTTTTAATCCTTTAGACTGCATAAAATACAAAGCCGCCGGAGCATTATAATCATCCCAATCCATAACATATGCATAGTCTGATTTTGATACTTTTGAAACATTTACCAATCCATCTGTCGATAGAATTTCTTCACTCATGTCGGCAGATTTTATGCCTTTATATTTCATATTATAAAAATTGGCTATGCTCCATGCCGAAGCATCATAAAATACGCTATCTCGATACTTATTATAGGTTTCAAAAATCGTTTGTACCATACGTTGCTGAGGCTGCTTTACAGGCACCACAAAACGTGCCCCTTTTTTATAAACCTTTATATGATGAAGTAATAGTTTATCGATAAAAGCTTTATTTCTATTATGATCGTATGCATCTCCGAACTCATATGCATCATTTCCTTTTTTGAAAGTATTGCTAACTGCTGATTTAAAAAAGTCTTGTTGGTATTTACGTAGTTTGCTCTTATTATCAACCGCAGCTTTAACAGTAGCAATACTAGATATATACTGATTACGAATTGTAAATGGAAACGATATGGTTCCATACTCCGTATCCTGTAAATGTCCGCGAGAACTAGCTTGTTCAAACAATAGTGCTAATGCTCCTTGTAAATCGGGATAAGAAGAACCATATCCAGGATAGGTGCCATCAAAAGCTTCTTTGGTAAAATAAAATGAGCCAATATTATCCAAAGCTTTAGAAAAATACGGAGCAAACAAATTGTTTAGATCCTCATAATTTTCTTTGGGCATAATAGGATCCTGAGAACCAATGGGTTTCATAGGTTCAAAAAAATAGGTGCTATTCGTTCCCATTTCATGAAAGTCGGTTACTACATTAGGATACCACTCATGATACCATTGTAGTTTTCCTCGACTCTCTGGGTTAATACCTAATAACCAATCACGATTAAGATCAAACCAATAATGGTTAGTACGTCCCCGAGGCCACATTTCGTTATGCTCTGCATCATAATTATCACTCACCAAAGGGGTTCCTCTATATTGGTTTGCCCATTGCGTATGTCTGTCCCGTCCATCTGGATTAATTGTCGGATCAATAAAGATTACAGCATTTTCTATATAATTTTTTACTTCTGCGCTAGTAGATGCCACCAGCGTATATGCTGTTAACATAGCAGCTTCTGAACTAGAAGGTTCATTACCATGTACATTATATCCTAATTGAACAAAAATAGGTACTGCATCATAGTTAGTAGGTGTCTCAGAAGGATTTGTAAATGCTAAATGCTGCTGTTTTAGTACAGAAAGCTTATTTAGGTTTTCTGGAGTAGAAACAGTAAGTATTACCAATTTTCTGTTTTCATGAGTTTTTCCATAGCTAGTGATCGTTGCCCGATCAGAAGTTTGTGCAAGTTTAATAAAATATGCTACAATTTGATCATGGCGAGTATGTTGCTGTCCAATAGGATATCCAAGAAATTCTTCGGGCGAAGGGATTTCTGAATTAAAAGGTGCTTTGTCTTTAAGGAAATAATCCTGCGCAGTAGCAGAAAAAACAGAGAATACACAAACCAAAAAGTTGATTTTTAGCAAGTTCATTAGTTTCATTAGTTTTTAGATTAAATAGATTAGCCACATAAAAATAATTGAAGTCACTTATAATAAAGAGACAGATCAATGTATAATCTCGAAAGGTATTTTTTTAACTCTGGTTTTCCTTGACATTTGTAAGGTTTTTAACATTTCTCCCTCTAATACAGCAATTTAATCCCTTAAAAAATATTAAAAATGAATAAATTGATTTTAATCTTAAGAATACTATTGGGAGCGATGTTAGTCGTTTTTGGAAGTAATAAATTTTTTGAATTCATGCCTGCTTTTGAATTCGCCAATCCCGATGCTGGTATTTTTTTTGGTGCATTAGCCAATAGTTATGTACTAAAAGTAGTAGGGATTATCGAAGTGATTGTCGGACTTTTACTTCTTACAAATAAAGCAGTTCCCTTTGCTCTGGTATTATTAGCCCCTATTTCTGTAAATATTATTTTGTTTCATGCCACATTAGATCCTGCCAACATTGGTCCCGGAGCATTAGTTTTCCTTATAAACGCTTTTTTAATATTTAAATATTGGGACAAGTATAAAACACTTTTCTAAAACCAAAATTTTTCGTTTCTTACAGAAAATTCTGACTGCTCCTGCATATTAATCCTACATACTGCTATACCCCAAAGCAATATGGTAGAAACCTTACTTTCTTTACAGGTTAATTGCGGAGCAGTCTTTTTTATATTTTCTTTAGCATTTATAGACACATCTTTTGATAGATTTGTGAATCATATTAACGCATTACATCATGAAAAAAGCATTCTTTGTATTATCCATCATTACAATAATGATAGCCTGCAAAAACGAAACTAAAGAAGAACCCTCTAAAACTACCATTGCATTGAACTACCCTGAAACTAAAACAGTAGATACCGTAGATACGTATTTTGGTACTCAAGTAGAAGATCCATATCGGTGGTTAGAAGATGATCGTAGCAAAGAGACCGAAGACTGGGTAGCTACACAAAACAAAACCACTTTTGGGTATTTAGAAAATATTCCTTTTAGAAAAGATCTAAAAAAACGTTTATCAGACCTTTGGAATTATGAGAAAGTTGGCTCTCCTTTTAAAGAAGGAGACTATAGCTACTTTTATAAA is a window encoding:
- a CDS encoding M50 family metallopeptidase, which codes for MKNYPLLSILGISLLVFLLWQLPYFGFIQYPLLLLGTWFHEMGHGLTAILVGGKFIYLEIYENGGGIAYSNVSTSYLPFKIARGITAAGGLLGPAISGAILIASARNKMSSKIALWSLIIIMVLSLCLWIHELLALIILSVFAALLFFIAILRVRNLEAFTLLFLGTQCVLSSYLQIGYLFTKQFERDGKVQYSDTQMIAAHLSGTYWMWAICILLISMYLLYKSYRYYLRK
- the rsmI gene encoding 16S rRNA (cytidine(1402)-2'-O)-methyltransferase gives rise to the protein MSKLYLVPTPIGNLDDMTFRAIKVLKAADLILAEDTRTSGKLLKHFEITTPMQSHHMHNEHKMVDRIIQKLSAGETIALISDAGTPAISDPGFLLTRACVEQGIAVECLPGATAFVPALVNSGLPNDKFIFEGFLPVKKGRQTRLKFLSEESRTMVFYESPHKLIKTLGDFATYFDADRQVSVSRELSKLHEETIRGTVAEVIKHFENKPPKGEIVIIVKGKK
- a CDS encoding DoxX family protein — its product is MKIIYWIATIALCAIMLYSAQMYFFKTEMVKGFFESFNYPTYIIIPLAVAKVLGIIAILTNKIKWLKEWAYAGFFFDLVLATLAHYHAEHPIGLSVYAILILIVSYTIGKKIRP
- a CDS encoding thymidine kinase, whose protein sequence is MFLENTVNHKEQFGWIEVICGSMFSGKTEELIRRLKRAQFAKQNVEIFKPAIDVRYNDEMVVSHDANEIRSTPVPAAANIRILADTCDVVGIDEAQFFDDEIVAVCNDLANKGIRVIVAGLDMDFKGNPFGPMPALMATAEYVTKVHAVCTRTGNLAQFSYRKSAKDDLVLLGETDEYEPLSRAAYYKAMLKEKVNQMEVKDPKEVSKKTEKTDE
- the alr gene encoding alanine racemase, translating into MSSVKETVLQINLAHLTHNFNYLKSKVNSNVKILAVVKASGYGSDASVIAKHLEKIGADYFAVAYVSEGITLRESGIKTPILVLHPQPVNFQKLIEYQLEPSLYSLRVLKTFITTATALGQKEYPVHIKFNTGLNRIGFWENDVDHIIENLNTTEAIKVVALLSHLAASEDASERDFTIQQINSFKKIANHMIDKLGYTPILHQSNTSGILNYPEAHFGMVRAGIGLYGYGNDAKYDTALKPVAGLKSVISQIHKLEPGESLGYNRAFIASEFTKTATIPIGHADGISRQYGNKKGFVTIHNKKAYVIGNVCMDMIMVDVTHIDCKEGDEVVIFDADSSAAIVAENSGTISYELLTAISPRVKRVVVEDN
- the mscL gene encoding large conductance mechanosensitive channel protein MscL; this encodes MGFFKDFKSFLLKGDIVALATAVVIGGAFNKIVGSAVADIIMPIVGVITGGTDFTQKFIALDGGEYATLAAAQEAGAAVMTYGNLIQAIINFIIVGLFIFMVLKAYEKSKKKEEEAPAAPAGPTQEELLAEIRDLLKK
- a CDS encoding aspartate-semialdehyde dehydrogenase is translated as MKVAVVGATGLVGTVMLKVLEERNFPVTELIPVASERSIGKQISYKGKEFSVVGLASAIEMKPDVALFSAGGSTSQEWAPKFAEAGITVIDNSSAWRMDPTKKLVVPEINAKSLTKEDKIIANPNCSTIQLVMALGPLHDKYKINRAVISTYQSITGTGVKAVQQLENEYAGEKGEMAYPYPIHRNAIPHCDVFQENGYTKEEMKLVNETQKILDDRTIAVTATAIRIPVVGGHSESVNLEFDSDFNENEIRQLLNETSGVTVQDNPDTNTYPMPIYAEGKNDVFVGRIRRDHSRENALNMWIVSDNLRKGAATNAVQIGEYLVENELIG
- a CDS encoding M14 family zinc carboxypeptidase, whose translation is MNLLKINFLVCVFSVFSATAQDYFLKDKAPFNSEIPSPEEFLGYPIGQQHTRHDQIVAYFIKLAQTSDRATITSYGKTHENRKLVILTVSTPENLNKLSVLKQQHLAFTNPSETPTNYDAVPIFVQLGYNVHGNEPSSSEAAMLTAYTLVASTSAEVKNYIENAVIFIDPTINPDGRDRHTQWANQYRGTPLVSDNYDAEHNEMWPRGRTNHYWFDLNRDWLLGINPESRGKLQWYHEWYPNVVTDFHEMGTNSTYFFEPMKPIGSQDPIMPKENYEDLNNLFAPYFSKALDNIGSFYFTKEAFDGTYPGYGSSYPDLQGALALLFEQASSRGHLQDTEYGTISFPFTIRNQYISSIATVKAAVDNKSKLRKYQQDFFKSAVSNTFKKGNDAYEFGDAYDHNRNKAFIDKLLLHHIKVYKKGARFVVPVKQPQQRMVQTIFETYNKYRDSVFYDASAWSIANFYNMKYKGIKSADMSEEILSTDGLVNVSKVSKSDYAYVMDWDDYNAPAALYFMQSKGLKVASAFKPFSSITSEGNKSFNYGSVMVPVSKQKKTNDEVYAIIKEAQDKYDVPIYSVDSGFSVSGIDLGSRNFQKLDKPKALLLVGEGVSSYEAGEVWHLLDTRVHMPITKLQMSDFGNVPLKKYNVLVMVSGRYNTLDSLRQKKIKDWVSQGNTLVTIARASKWAIDKKIVKEKLTKKTKDTTKSKVIKRLPYVDAGEHIGRERLGGAIFEVNLDITHPLGFGYRDTSLPVYKNNEVFIAPSKNPYSTIAKYTENAHIDGYISADNYENYLKPSASLVVSKLGSGRVILFADNPNFRGSWYGTNRLFLNALFLGNHISVPKVRE
- a CDS encoding DoxX family membrane protein; protein product: MNKLILILRILLGAMLVVFGSNKFFEFMPAFEFANPDAGIFFGALANSYVLKVVGIIEVIVGLLLLTNKAVPFALVLLAPISVNIILFHATLDPANIGPGALVFLINAFLIFKYWDKYKTLF